A part of Xenopus tropicalis strain Nigerian chromosome 4, UCB_Xtro_10.0, whole genome shotgun sequence genomic DNA contains:
- the rnaseh2c gene encoding ribonuclease H2 subunit C isoform X1: protein MWEGIKNYISHHAAGSDVTSLCGAPVCVRPGIWECGMAGSLASSCVRVDPRSLSGAVSEPMHLLPCQIQREGAANVKGYFAPAVKDREGGKEVSFRGRTLKGQEVSVPSGYMGVVLREDQKPCSEEEDRLFTVKSTFRSFTQWNLETPPSADDVLIMSLIWPKIAAAIHAPVE from the exons ATGTGGGAAGGAATAaaaaactacatctcccatcatgCCGCGGGGAGTGACGTCACTTCCCTGTGCGGCGCGCCAGTCTGTGTGAG GCCAGGCATCTGGGAGTGCGGCATGGCGGGCTCCCTTGCTAGCTCCTGTGTTCGAGTGGATCCCCGTTCTTTGTCCGGTGCTGTGAGTGAGCCAATGCACCTGCTGCCCTGCCAGATCCAGAGAGAGGGGGCCGCTAATGTGAAGGGGTACTTCGCCCCTGCTGTGAAAGATAGAGAAGGAG GGAAAGAAGTATCCTTTAGGGGCCGCACACTAAAGGGGCAAGAGGTTTCTGTACCGTCTGGTTATATGGGTGTTGTGCTAAGGGAGGATCAAAAACCTTGTTCTGAAGAAGAG GATCGTTTATTCACAGTTAAATCCACCTTCCGCTCCTTTACTCAGTGGAACCTCGAGACACCACCTTCAGCAGATGACGTCCTTATAATGTCACTAATATGGCCAAAAATAGCCGCAGCG ATCCATGCGCCAGTTGAGTAG
- the rnaseh2c gene encoding ribonuclease H2 subunit C isoform X3 yields MAGSLASSCVRVDPRSLSGAVSEPMHLLPCQIQREGAANVKGYFAPAVKDREGGKEVSFRGRTLKGQEVSVPSGYMGVVLREDQKPCSEEEDRLFTVKSTFRSFTQWNLETPPSADDVLIMSLIWPKIAAAIHAPVE; encoded by the exons ATGGCGGGCTCCCTTGCTAGCTCCTGTGTTCGAGTGGATCCCCGTTCTTTGTCCGGTGCTGTGAGTGAGCCAATGCACCTGCTGCCCTGCCAGATCCAGAGAGAGGGGGCCGCTAATGTGAAGGGGTACTTCGCCCCTGCTGTGAAAGATAGAGAAGGAG GGAAAGAAGTATCCTTTAGGGGCCGCACACTAAAGGGGCAAGAGGTTTCTGTACCGTCTGGTTATATGGGTGTTGTGCTAAGGGAGGATCAAAAACCTTGTTCTGAAGAAGAG GATCGTTTATTCACAGTTAAATCCACCTTCCGCTCCTTTACTCAGTGGAACCTCGAGACACCACCTTCAGCAGATGACGTCCTTATAATGTCACTAATATGGCCAAAAATAGCCGCAGCG ATCCATGCGCCAGTTGAGTAG
- the rnaseh2c gene encoding ribonuclease H2 subunit C isoform X2 — translation MRVAQCCQSRTCHELPKPACCGTETSCTRPGIWECGMAGSLASSCVRVDPRSLSGAVSEPMHLLPCQIQREGAANVKGYFAPAVKDREGGKEVSFRGRTLKGQEVSVPSGYMGVVLREDQKPCSEEEDRLFTVKSTFRSFTQWNLETPPSADDVLIMSLIWPKIAAAIHAPVE, via the exons ATGAGGGTTGCTCAGTGCTGTCAGAGCCGCACATGTCATGAACTCCCCAAGCCCGCCTGCTGTGGGACAGAGACAAGCTGCACAAG GCCAGGCATCTGGGAGTGCGGCATGGCGGGCTCCCTTGCTAGCTCCTGTGTTCGAGTGGATCCCCGTTCTTTGTCCGGTGCTGTGAGTGAGCCAATGCACCTGCTGCCCTGCCAGATCCAGAGAGAGGGGGCCGCTAATGTGAAGGGGTACTTCGCCCCTGCTGTGAAAGATAGAGAAGGAG GGAAAGAAGTATCCTTTAGGGGCCGCACACTAAAGGGGCAAGAGGTTTCTGTACCGTCTGGTTATATGGGTGTTGTGCTAAGGGAGGATCAAAAACCTTGTTCTGAAGAAGAG GATCGTTTATTCACAGTTAAATCCACCTTCCGCTCCTTTACTCAGTGGAACCTCGAGACACCACCTTCAGCAGATGACGTCCTTATAATGTCACTAATATGGCCAAAAATAGCCGCAGCG ATCCATGCGCCAGTTGAGTAG